Below is a genomic region from Rana temporaria chromosome 3, aRanTem1.1, whole genome shotgun sequence.
ggagttctctaagctaaaacttttaacccccgctgtgcccgggctgcaaaactatacaaaataaactttcacttacctgcctacgatcccccgttgttccgatatcgccatcccgttctccggtctcggtctcttccacttcctgcgggtcggtgactcacagtgcgctcagcctatcagcggccgcgacgggacattgctgcggccgctgataggctgagcgcactgtgagtcaccgacccgcaggaagtggaacagaccgggaccggagaacgggacggcgatatcggaacaacgggggatcgtaggcaggtaagtgaaagtttattttgtatagttttacagcccgggcacagcgggggttaagagttttagcttggagaactcctttaactgtcggtggtagatctgtggaggcactctattccactcctgaaacgcatttccatccctggatagtgttgaaaagagggggggatagggttgggactttagatgaggcatatgataaaaactaccacaggcctccatccctgtaaatctataaaaaaaagggggggggggggttgggactttgaatgagatgcgtttttagcaatatgcaattaaatatatatatggaatttaaaaaatgtttccataatggcCAGGCTCAAAATTATCAaccaaaaaaagcactaaaccaaattaatctgtctagctgtatgcattaaaaacagaggtatagttgcatgtatttgcaaatgtaagctgcaggccaatgGCAATGTATAATTAACTGTcagtggtagatctgtggaggcactctattccactcctgaagtgcatctccatccctggatagtgttgaaaaaagggggggatagggttgggactttagatgacacagtgtattataagtgtattattgCACCTTGCGCTACTGTGCGTGGTGGTAATTCACAGTAAATCACACTTTAACGCAACATGTGTGAAAGGCCATTTGTACAACAACGTACAACTGTATTGCAAAACAAGTTATGTGCAATTTTCACACATTTGGGTATGTTAGCAGCACATTAATTTTGAATGGGCTCCCCCAACACAGTGCACATTAACATTTATTGTGCATTAAAACATCACAAAAAAAGTAAAGGGGCTGCTAGACATTTTCTCATTTCTTTCTAgtacttttcaatttttcaattttatgtaaatatcattttttataaaataagaaACACTAGTCAGTTTAGACATTTGATAGATCTTTAATACCCCATGCTACCCCAATGGGTGAGAGGTGGGATGAGTGACGGGTAGAAGCGATTGCAATGAGGGAACTGTAATCATCTTTAAATACGATtgttaacatatttttttattttttaaatagagaCAAAATTAAAATAGTAATGTACCTCATGGGATAAACTATGAGAATGTCACAATCAGGTATCAGGCTCAGGGACCAATAGCTATAGCAGAAGAGAAGCACCCACCGACTAGCAGGATAGGtatacaagcaggtcaccctgaTAGATGACGCAGGCTCACCCAAAGTTTAGggtctaataataataaatctgatagaagtcacaagactgctatatactgctgataagaggtatttagcagtttatattgactaaaataattatatttccatgttctgtgcatTGTGGGAGACcgaatatagtgaatgcagggtgctgggttAGTAGCACTTTAAGTTAGTCAGAGCTGGTGCAGTTCTTCACCAATAGACTCTTTGCTACTGTTTAGAAAAGGTGTACTTGTCTTATCAGCCTTATCAACAATTATCTACCTCGCCTTCCACTGCTATTTCTTGTAATGTTATATGTTATAATGTTTATTATTGGTTGAATATAATATATGTTATTTGATTTGCTTGTGCTGTCATAGCTAGGCCATTAGCTCATGGTTAAACTGTCTGTTATTGTTAATTTAGTAACTATTTCATAAAATAACACAGCcttttcaaggtaaaaaaaaggggggagaggagaggagggagggaaagagagaggagaggagagaatagGAGGAGAGACGAGGAGAGAATAGGAAGAGCGAAGAAGAGAGGAGGCAATAGGAGGAGAGTAGAGGAGTGGATAGaatgggaggagagaagaggaaaggagagaataggaagagaggagagaatagaaggagagaagaggagagaagatgaGAGGAAAGAATAGGAGGAGAGGATAGAATAGGAGGAGAGAATAGGAGAGGAGAgaataggaggagaggagagaatagaaggagagaagaggagtgGATAGaacgggaggagagaagaggagagaataggagaggagaggagtggatagaatgggaggagagaagaggagagaatagGAGGAGAGACGTGGAGAGGAGGGGAtagaaggagagaagaggagagaatcgGAGGAGAGAAGATGAGAGGAGAGAATAGGAGTGAATAGAATATGAGGAGAGAATAGGAGAGGAGAGAAtagaaagagagaagaggagagaatagAAGGAGAGAAGATGAGAGAatcggaagagagaggagagaataggaggagaggagaggagtggaTCGaatgggaggagaggagaggagaggagagaatagGAGGAGagacaaggagaggagagaatagaaggagagaagaggagagaatggGAGGAGAGAAGATAAGGGGAGAGAATAGGAGGAGAGGAGTGGATAGAATGGGAGGAGAGaataggaggagagaagaggagaggagagaatagGAGGAGAGGCTAGAATAgaataggaggagaggagagaagagaatagaaggagagaagaggagagaatcgGAGGAGAGAAGATGAGAGGATAGaataggaggagagaagaggagaggagagaataggaggagagaacagaacaaaaggagagaagaggaaaggagaGAATCGGAGGGGAGAAGATAAAAGGTGAGAATAGGAGGGGAGGAGAGTAGAGGAAAGGAGAGGTATGTGGAGAAGACTTTACATCAGCAATGCAAATATAATacctttttttaattctttagccCAATACCGCATACAAACAATTTTCTTTAAACATCACAAAAGTACAGTTTCATAGATTATAGAATGCCCAGATGAAAAAAAATGGAGGGGGGTTGCATAACAAACTTCATGCGGTCATTATACTCACTTaggaacaaaaataaacaaaaataatgttcTATACtgtcttttttgttattttaaaacattGTAAATCTCCACATGGCCACTTAGTTGGCCTTAGGTAGCATTGTATTAAATTCCCAAGTGTTAATATTCACCTAATTTGATCTTCATAATCTTCACCTAATATGATCATCATAATCTTTTTTAGTAAgagtttttatgtatatatattttttttttacagagaacCTTGTAAAGatgttttctcttttattttggCCTGCCCTAGGTTCCCGTCTCCATCTGCAGTGTAAGTTGCTTACCAGGCCACAGAAAAGCTTCTATCAGAGGTGAACCAAACTGCTGCTATGAATGTGTACCTTGCTCTCAAggagaaatttcaaatttaaCTGGTAAGTTAACAGCAAATACAATGAACTCTTGTATTCCTTAGAGCAGATTACCTTTTAACAAGTGACATAAATAGTGAAAAAACATAGTTAATGAAAGAAACTAAATAAATTGAGTCcgaataacaataaaaattgtgaaaaacaaTGATGAAagaaaaagttcaatgaacaAATAAGATCCAGGGttcataaggccttgtacacacgataggttaaccagaggacaacggtctgaaggaccgttgtcataggttaacctatgaagctgactgatggtccgtcgtgcctacacacaatcagttaaaaaaacgatcgtgtcagaacgcggtgacgtaaaacacaacgacgtgctgaaaaaaaagaagttcaatgcttccaagcatgcgtcgacttgattctgagcatgcgtggatttttaaccgatggacgtgcctactaacgatcatttttttcccatcggttaggaatccataggttaattttaaagcaagttggcttttttttaacctaaggttaaataacctatggggcctacacacgatcggtttggactgatgaaaacggtccatcagaccgttgtcctctggttaacccagtgtttctcaattccagtcctcaggcccccccaacaggtcaggttttcaggatttccattattttgcacaggtgatttgatcagtttcactgccttagtaatcaccacagccttttcatctgagggaaatcctgaaaacctgacctgttgggggggcctgaggactggaattgagaaacactgggttaacctatcgtgtgtatgaggcctaaggctcATCCTCTGAGCAGGGACTATGGTCCTTGGCACACCACCACCCTATCTTTAAGGCTCTGTCTTCTCATCTGCAGAAAGAAGTGTCAGCGAAAGCAAACTGGAAGTTAAGGCGTCTCATCCTTCCAGGTGAACGATTAACAGGATGACTGGCATGATATCCAGCACTCAGCCGGGGGCAAATCATTGTGTTACCCTCAGATTGGAGTCCTTGCCTTTTTCTCTATTGAGCATCACGGAAGAGTTCTGATTACATTACATGATTATATTACATGATTCCGGTGATATGGGAGATTCATCCGTCCCTGTAGAGGGCTTAATCTGCTTGCGTTTAAGACCTTGCTATTTAGGGGGTCCACCATTTCCGGTAAGGGCACTCATTTTCAGAGTGGGATTCATCTTCAATTGGGGactccctcctcttcctcctttacCTCCTCTTCTcttcattggacttttttttctttcgtcatttttttccccacaatttttattgttattcggactcaatatattttttcactatttatgtcacaattttttatgtataataagcTTTATTATCAATTTTTAAAATAACACATACAAGACATGTCCAACAGCATTGGCAAAGGGAAAGAAAGGGTGAGTCCGACCTCGCAGGGTCGTTTGAACAATAACGTCTCAAGCAAGTTGAACAGACAgaacaaacagaacaaaaaacagaacaaaaattgTGGTGAGCACCTAATAGGTCCCAAGGTCTACGCCAGATCAGGGAACATCGGGGGCACTGTCTCATAATGCAGACAGTGGGGTATAGGCAGAATATACAGCAATTTAACCATCTCGCGGCTTCACCAGTCTCCGAAAACGAATCAGGGGATCGCCCACAGAGGTATTTAGAGTGCGTGGACCCGTGGCCCGTGGCCAGGGCAGGGGGGGCATGAAGGCCTCCATCAAACCACCCCCTACTCCCCGCCACACACCAAGGGCACCAAAAGCAGCAACAAATGCATTCATTCGGGACTAGCAGTGCCCCAACGAAACCATGGGACCGTCCCGGGAGCCCGAGGACTCCAAGTTGCTACTGCACCTCTCTGTCGCATGTTTAGTCCACCAATCGGTTGCTGTACAGTAAGGAGGATAACAGAAAACAAGTAAGGAGAAACAGGAGGGGGCAGTAAGAGCaaagagaggggtgaatagagggGGTAGAAAAAGAGGGTAGACAAGCCAGGTGTACCTGCAATCCGGTAAAGAGCAGCGCTTTCATCCACGCCGAGCACTGCACGCCAGGAGTAGACCACGTTCACAGCCAAATCCGGTGTGTTCAACGTATTTTAAGGTCTCAGCTCCATCTTTTAGGTGTCTAACAACCTGCAAGCTTTAAGGGAGGGGTCTGACAGTTCTAATAAGGCAGTATCTAGACTGGACGGGACATAGACAGGGTCAGAAACATATTCAGACCAGGATGTCCAGATGCCGGTGAATTTTTCTCTGGAGCCGCAACAGGTCGCTATCCAGTCTTCAGCTTCCCTGACCGCATTCACCACGTCGATCCACTCCTCCCGAGTAGGGATTCTGGAAGTTTTCCAATAAATTGGGAGCAAGCGTCTGGCTGCGTTAAGCAGATGGGGCAGCACACTCAATTTATATTGGTGGAGAGGAATCGGGGGGACATGCAGAAGGAAATGCTTTGGGGAGAAAGGGACTTCATCCCCAGTCACTATTTTAATTTGCTCACGCACATCTTCCCAGAAAGGCTTAATTAAggaacattcccaccaaatatggataAGTGTCCCCCGAAGTCCACAGCCGCGCCAGCAAAGTGGGGGCGTAGAGGGGTAGATTCGGGCCAGATCCGCCAGTACGTGGTACCAGCGGGACAGGATTTTAAAATTTGTTTCTTGTGTCCTAGAGTCAATGGAGGATGAGTGAGTAAGGCAGTATTATGTCACTATTTGTTCGTGATTTTTCACATTATGAGCGCAACTTAtgtttatataattgtttttttgcaCCATAGAGatatttaatgttttttgttGCAGCTGTACACCTATGTTGTTTTATCTCTAGCACGGTTTAACTCCCTTTATTTCTACCTTTTAACAAGCCCCATcttgtgttttcttttctttagacTCTACAGTTTGCTTTAGCTGCTCCTGGAATAATTGGCCAAGTGAAGGAAAAGACAAATGTCTACCAAAACCTGTTGAATATCTTTCGTATGACGAGACTTTAGGCGTCACCTTGGCGTCAACAAGCATTTCTTCTTCCTTAATTCCAATCGCCATTTTAGGTCTTCTGATTCATTACAAAGCTACTCCAATTGTCCGTGCCAACAATTACCCCATTAGTTGCCTTCTTCTGGTTTGCCTTGCCCTTTGCTTTTTGTGCTCTTTGTTGTTTATCGGTTATCCTCAATGTCAAAAGTGCCTTTTACGTCAGGTTATTTTTGGGATAGTGTTTGCCTTATGTGTCTCATGCATATTAGCTAAAACAGTCATGGTGATGATTGCTTTTAAAGCTACTAAGCCAAACAGTGATTTGAAAAGATGGGCCAGTCCCCATGTATGGTACCTACTGATCGGTCTAAGCACATGCATTCAATTTATGATCTGTATTTTTTGGTTATATAAATCTCCTCCTTTTCCTGAATACAACTCTAAGGTCAAAACTGGGGTTCTAGTTCTCCAATGTAATGAGGGTTCAACAACAGCTTTTTGGCTTACTTTGGGCTATCTAAGTCTCTTGGCTCTCATCAGTTGTTTTGTTGCGTTCATGGCTAGACAACTTCCCAGCACATTCAACGAGGCTAAATTCATCAACTTCAGCATGATGGCCTTCCTCAGTGTCTGGTTTTCCTTTATCCCAGCTCACCTGTCTACCAGTGGAAAGTACACAGTGGCCATGGAGATCTTTGCCATCCTGTCCTCTACATGGGCCATGCTTGGCTGTATGTTTGTTCCTAAATGTTACGTCATTTTGTTCCGTCCTAGTGCGAACTCAAAAAAGCATCTCCTTGGAAAGAAATAGATACTAGcagacataaataataataaaaaaaaaagtattaacggtttatttaaagtttgaaataaaaAACCTATTTGAAACTGGTCTGATTAATCTATGAGAAACATTTCATCAACAGACACTCTTTGGGGAAACCCTTGAATACTGATATACTGTTTATTCAATCATTTTAAACatgatttatttttgtgtttttatgtgtAATAAATGACAATTTTAtctaaataattgtatttttccTGTATGAGTACCAAGACAGTCCACCACAAAAAATTGTGGGTTTGAGCTTGTGTTTGGGGGGTCCCAGCAACTACCCCTACGCTATTACCTCACCCTGTTTCCCTGTATCACTTTGGATGATAGCACTACTTTATGCCTAGGTTTAGGCCCTGTTATTGGAGGGTATACTCAAAAAATTCTCTGAAACAAAAAGTTGCTGGATTAtcattaaagcatttgttacaccaacatttcatattcctgatatgtgcctgctgtaccatgtacttgtatgataacgtgtcctgttctctttgtattgcttcctttgtgtgaaatctctggtgttcctgccagtcactctgctttcctattaataactgaccacactaagcaggagagcacaccgtggttagttctctagctgtgccgggaactcagtgtactctcctaCAATGATCagggggccctgctcattagagcttacaatcaaagaggtagggccaagtgatacaaaaggtaatagctgtgggacaggcttctctgaagaggagggttttcagtaATCGCTTAAAAGTAGATAGACtaggagatagtcggacagattggggtagggagttccagaggatgggagagactctgGAGAAGTAAAAaaagtgagcatgggaggaggtgacaaggaatTATTATTACTGGACCTTTgctccttttaaaaaatatatatatatatatttgtatgaatgTTGTGCCAGAATGTTTGGTATTGCAGTGGTATCATCTATTTTGTATGAGGGGCTCAAGATGATGAAGGATGAGGCCTCTCTTGCAACCCCAGTCCAAGCACTCCAGGTTGCAGGTCATAGGCCAGGGTAGACAGTAGGTGAACAGTAAGTTGTCGAATGAGAAAAACAGACAGGGGTCACCCAGAGAATTCTACTTTTGGGTGCTTCAGTATGAGTTTATATGTTTGCCTATACTAGCTCTTGCACATGGACCAGTTCATTCTTTAATCAAATTGGCTATAAAATAGTTTAAAgtcaacttttccgtggattttggtctgaagggcgttggctgtgaacttgttctgcatacagacagcacaatattttcagccaacattcacaaaaccatgtggtttttcagctctttaccgccaccctttgggcaacttctgctattgttgcctgatgtttagcattggttctgagcattcgtgtttgtacattggattttagttggaccaacttgcatacacacgatcgtataaaccaccgtaacagatttattgcccaacagttggtaagcatgaacagccaacttttgttgtcgttaattcagccaacaattgtctgatggagcatacatacgatcggattatccgacactacatgtccatcagacaattattagatatgtgcatttccgttcgtacgaatgttattttcgtacgaaaatgttcattttcgtacccgcagaataatgtgtacatacgaaaaaatttaagcaccaaaatacgaaaactacgggattacgaatgagtcgcataacgaacaaccgcaaatacgaacgaacgatccgacgaaaatacgacaaaacgaaaagacttgcattctgtattttgtttgaatccttgttctgttcgtattttgattttcagtcgtatgttcatatgacatctaacaaaagattttcattctgtattttgtttgaatcctttttctgtttgtatgttcatatgacatcttataacaaaagatttgtattctgtattctgaattccttttttctgttcgtaatttggtttcaaaatacagaatacaaatcttttgttatagatgtcattttcgttttttttgaatgggcagtgagtgtagttggttagtgaagcagcttctcttttgtgctgagtagtacagtaaagccaaataaacttttctgtggattttcgtctgaagggagagatcagttggccagacttttgaacctggaacccaaaaatagttttctgatggagtttaaaaacgaacgaacgttcggtaaaacgatcgtttttatgtttgttgttaaaaaagtctgaccaagtgtatggggcttaacaatagttaatatggatgagccgcgtgttgaaagtgccgcgaatcccacaatatatttacgaaagtacaaaatgacgaaaattcacgaaaattattgtctaacaagtaacgaacatgaattaaacagaataacgaaccatcccgcatgtacgaaaataaaacggtaaccaaaatacgaaacgatcgtaatacgaaaaaatcgtgtcgtacgaaaaacgaacgggaacgaacaggaaaacgggcgtcttacgaaaaacgaacgggaacaaacgaatgtgtttgtttacttttttaaattagagcagctagaaaacagcgataataaattataatcacttgcagaattgagcgatagcgatttgtggggaaattcgtcataaaaaaataaaagtaatgacagcgacaattctgcaactgagcacatttcagtgattttgagttgattacattattgaataattgttattataattatattattatttgttataattatttataattatttattatattataatttataattttgtttttaaaaaaatgtcatacccgggatgcctactatagactcttgtttggacagatttaagtgaattattcctaagaattacaggcctacagtataaaacgcc
It encodes:
- the LOC120930595 gene encoding vomeronasal type-2 receptor 26-like, with amino-acid sequence MKKVRLKLNSGRDFFFDEHGDPPPVYDIVNWQKDPNGKIRQVKVGTYNSTTSYSKALNINTSLIQWASDNQQVPVSICSVSCLPGHRKASIRGEPNCCYECVPCSQGEISNLTDSTVCFSCSWNNWPSEGKDKCLPKPVEYLSYDETLGVTLASTSISSSLIPIAILGLLIHYKATPIVRANNYPISCLLLVCLALCFLCSLLFIGYPQCQKCLLRQVIFGIVFALCVSCILAKTVMVMIAFKATKPNSDLKRWASPHVWYLLIGLSTCIQFMICIFWLYKSPPFPEYNSKVKTGVLVLQCNEGSTTAFWLTLGYLSLLALISCFVAFMARQLPSTFNEAKFINFSMMAFLSVWFSFIPAHLSTSGKYTVAMEIFAILSSTWAMLGCMFVPKCYVILFRPSANSKKHLLGKK